The Methanosarcina barkeri str. Wiesmoor DNA segment ATAGTAGACCCCAGATTCCCCACCGCGATTCCCAGAATTATACCCTAATATTTGATTGTAATCTCGTTGCATAAATAGTAATCGAAAGACATATGAAATATGAGAAAGTTATTAAATTTAGAAATCCATAAAATTCTCAAAGTATTGAGATAGAAATTTCCTGCCGGAACCTCTGCTTTTGTCCGGGTAATTTACAGGAATGCCCTCTTTCTGCAAAAGCTGGTGATCACCATAAGTATGAAGTAAAATAATTTTACCTGCTTATTTTCAAGCCAGTTGTTTGCTAATAGTATATTTCAAGGTCGATTGATATTGATTTCGATAAATTTTTTCTAAAACTAAAATTTTTTATAAGTATCCGTAAAATCGACAGTAACCTTGCGGATTCCCAAAAAGCTTATTAAAGGCAGAGTTCTATAGCGTGAAACACATTTACGCTGAATTGGCTGACAATGAATAATTTTCTTGCTTATCAATTTAGTTTATTTAAAAAAAGAGTTGAAAATTATGGCAATCCAGAAAGGCGATTTCATAAAGTTGAACTACACAGGTAAGTTCGAAGACGGCAGGATTTTCGACACAACAGACGAAGAACTTGCAAAAAAGGAGGACATTTTTAATCCGCGCGGACTTTACGGCGGAGACGTTGTTATTGTCGGGGCAGGTCATACAATTGAGGGCCTTGATGAAGATCTCGAGGGAAAGGAAGTCGGTTACAACGGAAGCATTGTAATCCCACCGGAAAAGGCTTTTGGCCTGAGCAATCCCAAACTTGTGGAAACGATTTCTATCACGAAACTGAAAGACCGAAATGTTCATCCTGGTCTTCCTGTTGAAGTAGATGGCAGAAGAGGAGTTGTCAGCAGGGTTATAGGCCGCAGGGTCACTGTAGACTTTAATAGCCCCCTTGCAGGCAAGACCGTTACCTATGAGTATACTATTGAAAATGTTCTTGAGACTGAAGTTGAGAAAATTCAGGGCCTGCTTGCCCTCTATACCGGCCTCAGGGATATGGAAGTAGAGGCTATTGATGGCGTTGCAAAGATTTATACCCCCACAGGTCTGACTTTCAACCAGCGCTGGCTCATGGCAAAGGACAGGGTTGCATCCGAACTTTTTAAGTATGCTGGCCTTAAGGAAGTCCAGTTCATTGAAAAGCTTACAGCCGAATCCGAAACTCAGATACCAGCCGAGCCCGAAGCTGAAACTGAAGCTGAACCTGAGTCTGAGTCTAAACCAGAAACCGAGGAATCCTCAGAGCCGGAAGTCTGATTTCAGTTTTTTATTGCTCAGAGAGGCGAAGAGCTCTTTCTCTTCGCAAATTTTATATACCATAATTGGGTTTGTTGTATACGCTTTCCGGAATATCATGGTAACCTGTAACTTTCCCTTTGCGGGAAGCTGTAAGAATAATTATTTCAACCTGCTGAGGTAGCCCAGCGGACTACGGCGCCGGTCTTGAAAACCGGTAGCGCTTTGCGCTACGGGAGTTCGAATCTCCCCCTCAGCGCCTAACTTCTCAGCCATTTTTTAAAAATAAATCTGTTTTTTATTAATTAAGCATGAATATATTTTGGCTGTGAGTCGCCGCACTTTCTCATAGAAAGACAAGAGAGGTAATTTAATACATAACCAATTATTTGATTAATTCTTTATTAATTCTTTAATTATCCTTTCCTTTTTCCTTACTTCTACGCTTTTTCTTTCTGTTAATTGCCCTTCAAGAAGGATGAAATCAATTCTTTGCACCTGTATTTTGTTTTCTAGGTCTTCGTATATCGTCTGTTCGAGGTTTCCGATATCAAGAACTACGAGCATTGTGAAATTAAAGAATTTACTGTAATCTTCTACTTGTGCTCTTGCGTTCCTTAAGTGATTTTTGTTTGTTCCTAATTTGAGTTCGATTGCTACCTCGAAACCTGGATCTGGAGCACTTATTACTATGTCTACTTTGTCACCATCACCACAAGGAACTTGTCTTTGGATTTCAAAATTTGGGAATTGATATTTTAAATATTGGAATAAGTGTTTCTCGAATTCATCTTCGGAGTTTATGGCAAAATCCAGACTGAAAGCTTGTATTTTCTGTTTAATGTTTGAGTATAAGATTGAGACTTCCCCTTCCTGGTCTCCTTCCAGATTTTCATTAATGTTAGTTGCGGAAGAGGTGTCTTTTACCATTGTGAGCTTTTTTTCTTTTTCTTCCTGGAGGATGTCGCTTACATCTATGTTTCTCTTTTTTGCATAGTCCAGGATCTCTTCGTAGCTTAAGTTGCTTCTTATACATACTATGTGATCGGTAATTGTAGGCCTTTTATTTTCTATTATATCGGAAAAACGTCCAGGTTTAATAGTTATGTTGTAGTTCTTGGCCATGTATTGAAGCTGTTTTAAAGAGAGTCTTTTAAGAACTCTTGTCTTTTTATTTCGAAGTTCTTTCTGGTCATCTAGATTTTTGGATACTTTCTGTATTCCATTGACTACAGAATGAAGTAAGTTCACTAACACCACCGCTCTTTTAATTTTCTTTTTAAAAAAGTGTAAAGTTTAAGACTATATAAATTTTCTTAGTAGTGAATAAAAAGCTGTGGAACATATTTTAGATAGCTTTCTTTTAATTCAGCTTGGGTTATGTGGTCATAGATGTCTATAGCTTCCTTCCTGGAATCTCCCCGGAGTTCCTGGATTATGGACCTTGGACAGCCGGAGCGACGCATCCAGGTAGTGAAGAAATGCCGGAAGCAGTGAGGCGTGAATTTTTCGTTGAGTTTTCCCTGGGGATTGTGGAAGCCTAGACGCTCTGCGTGTTGTGTTGTAGCGTCGTATACTGTGTCCCGGTTGATCCGGTCACCTTTGACACCGAGAAAGAGAGCCTTAGAGTGGACCTTCGGTCTTTTATTCTGTCTCCATGTAATCCATTCTTGGAGGACCTGAGAACATTCGTTATCAAAGAACACTATACGGTTAGATCTCTTTGCATGTGGCTTTAAGATTGCATAGTTTTTTGAGAGATAGAGGTCCTGGAGATCAAGGTCTATTAGCTCCTGCCTTCTTATTCCTGTCTTGGCAAAGAAAATGAACATTGCTTTAAAGCCGATCCATTCAGTCGAATCTATTAAGGCCCGCATCTGTTCCAGACTGATAAGCTGTCTTTCTTCATGACGTTGTTCTTTGTAGTACCTTAAGTATCGCTTCCTGAATTGAGGGACTATATTTTTTTGTACTCCTTCATATTCGAGGTAATCAAAAAAAGATGAGAGTGCAGCGAAGTAGTTTTCTACTGTAGAAGGAGCGAAGTTTTTTTCATCCCGAATGTGAACGAGAAAAGATTTCAGGACTTCTGGAGAGATTTCTATAGAGTGCCTGGATAGGAAGTATCTCAAGCAACTTTTGTAGGACTGTATAGTTCGTGGGGAGAAGTTCCGAACCTGGCAGTCTAGCAGGAAATTAGAAAGGAGGCTTGTTTCGGGGAGGTCCTGAACACCACAGTCTAAAAGTATGTTGTGTTGATACATGCTAAAAAGTTGTATAATGTTTTTATTAGTGTTTTAAGCCTGTACAGCTGAGTGTAAAAGTTGTACATTATTTATAAAAAATATAGTTTTTGCTCCTGAGGATAGGGAAGCTGAAAAAAAGAGGAGTGAGGTAAGAATTGTTTAGATTGGAGTTAGTTTAGAAACTAGCTCGTACATTGTTTTTTCGTTGAGTTCTAGGGCGGTGGAGTTTATACCGTTTTCGAAAATGTGTTTTTCGATTGATGAACAGCTATCGAGTGTTTCAAGTGTTTCAGGTGTGAGGTAGTTTTTTTCTCTGAGATATTTTTCTACTGCTACGTTAATTGTATTGCTTAGATCAAGACCGTACATGTCGATTGTTTGTTTAAGGAAGTTTTCTAAGGATGGCCGGATTTGTACCCGGTCCTTTTTTCCCAAGCCCAGGTTACGAGCGACGACGATAGAACAGCGTTCCATACTGAACCCCCTTAAAAAATAGATTAGGGATAGTATAAAAAACGTATGGTGTTAAAGTGTTGGTTATTGGGAGACTACGGCTTTTAGGGCGGTTACAAGGTCTTCGAGGCCTATGCTTGATTTCTGGGTTCTGGGTTTATGTTCGGGTTCCAGGTGGCCTATGTACCGGATGTAACCGAGATCTTCACCTTTTCCATACCAGGGGATTCTTATTTTGTCGGTGAAGGTTTTGGAAGGGAAGGAGATTATTGCTTGTCCGGGTTCGAGCTTTTCAAAGAGGCGATTGAAGCGGTATAGTTTAGGCTGTTCGCTGCTGGGGTAGTTTGCGCCTCTGAGGGAGATTAGGAACTGGAAGGAGGACCTTATCCCTGGGCGAAGTTTGCGCCAGCCGTGGGAAGATGCGACGAGTCGGACGTTTTGACTTCTTAGCTGTTCGGCGTTGTGCTGGAGGATTGCGCCTGCTTGCTGGTCTCCTGAGAATCCTTGTCCTCGGCTGGGTGCTATGTTGTTGAGTTCGTCTAGAAAGATTGCTACTCTGGGGTTTTTGCCTTTTAGCTGTGAGTAGGTGTATCCTGCAGGTTTTAGGTCGTAGTTCATTGCTTTTAGGATTAGGGATTCAAAGAGCTTGGCTGTGGTGGGAGCTACTAGGGAAGGGTGAAGTATGAAACGCTGGAGACATAGGACGTTTATGTGGTCACGGTCTAGGAGGTTCCAGACTTCTTTGGGATCCTGGAAGTATATTTTTTCTATTTCGTAGTGTTGGACTTCTTCGCCGTTTTCGTCTTCGAAGAAGTTTATTTCTATATTACATGATTCAGGGATTAGGAGTCTAACAGGGGCCATTCTGGAGAGCTGCAGGATTTCTGAGCTTTTGCCTCTGTCAAACCAGACTAAGGTTTCCCACTGGCTGGCTGGAAGCTTGTTTCTTGCCTGCAGGAAGCCGTCTACGAGCCAGAACATGAGGGTAGTTTTTCCTGATCCTGTATTTCCGTTTTCTAGGCCGTGTTGACCAGGGGAGAGGATGAATTCTTTGAAGAGTTTTTCTTCCCAGCTGTTCAAGGTTAGACCTCCTTTTCTTCGTGTTCTTCGTTGGGTAGGAATGAGGAAAGGAAGGATAGTATCTGATTTTGAGAGTATTTTCCTGCCAGATAGCCGAGTGTAGCGGAGAAGATGCCTACCAGGAGACAGAGCTTTTGTATGTCGAATGGGTCTACAGTCCAGAGTATCATTATTGCCACCTGCTGCCTTGTATTTCTTTGATCATTGATTCGGTTATGAGTTCATGTTTGTGTATTATGGTCATTAGCTGGAGTCTTGTTATGTCCAAGGCTTCTTCTATGGATTTTCTTCTTTCGTCTGCGATTTGGATGTATTCAGGGTCGTCTAAGATTGGTTCGTATGTTCCTCGGATTGTGCTTATGTCTCGGTGGATTTCTTCAAGGAAGTTTTTGTCTTCTTCTTTGAGGCCTTCTTTTTCTGAGACTGCAGCGGTGATTGTGTATATTAGTGCTACAAGGGAGATCTTAGCCCGGAGGCTTGCGTCTATGGTATAGACCTGGGACCTGAGGGCTTCGGCAAGAAGGTAAGGTAGACCAAGGAATTTTTTATCGCTCTGCATCCTGGCTGCCTCCTGACTGTTGAGAGTTACGTTTTTTCAGGAAGGAGAAGAAGGACTTTTTAGGAGGCTGGTTAGGGTCTATTTGGGGGTAGAGTGTTGGGATTACAGGCCTGGGTATGATTGTGTTTACTGCTTCCTGCCTGCCGAGCCGGTCTCTTGAGGCTGAGAGTGAAGCAGCTCTATTCATGAAGCAGATTACGCCGGGTATGGGTATGACGAATTTGTCTACTGATTCATAGAGAGACATTGCGGTGATTTGTTGTTGGCTGAGGTCATACATTGCGTCTGTTGTGGGGTTGATTAGGGCCTGTAC contains these protein-coding regions:
- a CDS encoding peptidylprolyl isomerase; its protein translation is MAIQKGDFIKLNYTGKFEDGRIFDTTDEELAKKEDIFNPRGLYGGDVVIVGAGHTIEGLDEDLEGKEVGYNGSIVIPPEKAFGLSNPKLVETISITKLKDRNVHPGLPVEVDGRRGVVSRVIGRRVTVDFNSPLAGKTVTYEYTIENVLETEVEKIQGLLALYTGLRDMEVEAIDGVAKIYTPTGLTFNQRWLMAKDRVASELFKYAGLKEVQFIEKLTAESETQIPAEPEAETEAEPESESKPETEESSEPEV
- a CDS encoding tyrosine-type recombinase/integrase, whose translation is MYQHNILLDCGVQDLPETSLLSNFLLDCQVRNFSPRTIQSYKSCLRYFLSRHSIEISPEVLKSFLVHIRDEKNFAPSTVENYFAALSSFFDYLEYEGVQKNIVPQFRKRYLRYYKEQRHEERQLISLEQMRALIDSTEWIGFKAMFIFFAKTGIRRQELIDLDLQDLYLSKNYAILKPHAKRSNRIVFFDNECSQVLQEWITWRQNKRPKVHSKALFLGVKGDRINRDTVYDATTQHAERLGFHNPQGKLNEKFTPHCFRHFFTTWMRRSGCPRSIIQELRGDSRKEAIDIYDHITQAELKESYLKYVPQLFIHY